The segment atatattactgctgagcagaagagatttttttaaagcataagAAATCAGTAGTGTTGTTCTTGTATTTGTGcgcaaaacagcatttaaaactCAGCAGTTGCCatataaacactttaaaaaccTTGATATCAATAAATCCTAAGTGGAATAACGCTCAAATGAAACTGAAGGTGATGAGAATATCTCTTTTGAATGTACAACAGTCATAAAATGACTTTAGCAAGTCTTGAAATTTTcccatatataatttatttagtaattcatttattgtttttttttaatctattatctatgtatttaatattaaatagtatataGTTCTTTGTAATCCTTTCTCAGTTTGTTCCTGTTTTGTATATGTAAAGTCAGCTGTTCTCTCAGAGGtccttgtttttctgttttgcaggGATGTAGGGCAGTACAGTCTGAGTGCTCTTATCCGAAACCGTCTGTGTGCTGCTGTTCCGTAACAGTTTTTTCCGGCAGCCTGGGTTGAGAAGACCTTTCCTGGGTAGTGTGTGAGAGCCCACCACCGGCACTGGCACCTTTACGGGCGACGGGCCTGCGGATGCCGTCTCCCGGCAGTTGTAGAGGCCCAGCGGGTGTTCGGAGGAGGACAGCGGCGGTATGGGCGAACAGGCCAGCGGACTGGGCTCACTGTCCGTATCTGGGGTCCCACAGTCCCCTTTATCGTCCTCCTCTTCGCCGCCGCCGTCCTCATCTTCGTCATCGTCACAGCACAAGGCATGGTAGAGGATCTTGTCGCTGAAGCGGACGCGCTCTCGGGTGCCGGATGTACGGGAGGTTCTCTGGCTATGTGTGGAGCTGGACGCCTCTTCGCTGGAGGAGTCTGGGGTGATGATTAGAGGTCCGTTGGGGACAGGAAGACCCCCGTTCATCTGCGAGTAGACACTAGCAGTGGTGGGCGTCGGTGTGGTTGATGACGGCCTCCCCTGGCCCTCGTCCACCTCCTCACTGTGTGCTTTCCTGTTAGAGGCCTCCAAGAAGTTGCAGAAATCCCAGCCGTCGGATAGCATGTCCTGGCTGAGGAAGTCCAATCTGAAGGCCTCACCCAGGCCACGCTCACTACTCGACGTGCTGCTCGCCGTCGCCACCGTCCAGTCATCGGGCTCCAGGTCGAAGTCGAAATCAGATGTGAGTTTGTCGATCTGACCCACCACCTgcgtgacagagagagagagagaaagtgatgAAATAATCAGTTTGCATTCCTCGATCATCAAAGATGCATTAGCATCACCTTGAAGGtcagtttaattttactttGGTCAACTCAGAAAAAACCAAGCATAGTGCTGAAATGATCCTAGGAtcataattcattttattaaactgtttGAACAAAAATGGAATTGAGTTTAGAATCTTTTGACTTGAAGGTTGCCTAACATGACATTCAAAGGTAGagtcaatatataaaatatacaataattttCGTAATTCCCAGCGTGGGCTTT is part of the Labeo rohita strain BAU-BD-2019 chromosome 18, IGBB_LRoh.1.0, whole genome shotgun sequence genome and harbors:
- the insyn1 gene encoding inhibitory synaptic factor 1; the protein is MSQSGAPAREPSETPSQREQIRSHMKMVIEQLEGILKELKDVAHELREVVGQIDKLTSDFDFDLEPDDWTVATASSTSSSERGLGEAFRLDFLSQDMLSDGWDFCNFLEASNRKAHSEEVDEGQGRPSSTTPTPTTASVYSQMNGGLPVPNGPLIITPDSSSEEASSSTHSQRTSRTSGTRERVRFSDKILYHALCCDDDEDEDGGGEEEDDKGDCGTPDTDSEPSPLACSPIPPLSSSEHPLGLYNCRETASAGPSPVKVPVPVVGSHTLPRKGLLNPGCRKKLLRNSSTQTVSDKSTQTVLPYIPAKQKNKDL